Proteins encoded within one genomic window of Sorex araneus isolate mSorAra2 chromosome 9, mSorAra2.pri, whole genome shotgun sequence:
- the HCAR2 gene encoding hydroxycarboxylic acid receptor 2 codes for MNLPHTQDHFLRINNKNCCVFRDDFIRSVLPPVLGLEFVFGVLGNGIALWIFCFHLKSWKSSRIFLFNLAVADFLLIICLPFLMDNYVRKWDWKFGDIPCRLMLFMMAMNRQGSIIFLTVVAVDRYFRVVHPHHTLNKMSNRTAAVISCLLWGVTIGLTCHLLYNQMLIRNDGANLCSSFSICQTFRWHDAMFLLEFFLPLGIIVFCSARIIWSLRQRQMDRHAKIKRAIHFILVVAVVFILCFLPSVAVRIRIFWLLYTKGTGDCSVYRSVDLAFFITLSFTYMNSMLDPLVYYFSSPIFPSFFSTLVTRCLRRATPDELHTNRSTSMELTGDLDATRSPPGPLIAGAGEPRGPPCLSPASH; via the coding sequence ATGAACCTGCCCCACACGCAGGACCACTTTCTGAGAATAAACAACAAGAACTGCTGCGTGTTCCGAGACGACTTCATCCGCAGCGTCCTGCCGcccgtgctggggctggagttcgTGTTCGGGGTCCTGGGGAATGGCATCGCCCTGTGGATCTTCTGCTTTCACCTCAAGTCCTGGAAATCCAGCCGGATCTTCCTGTTCAACTTGGCCGTGGCTGACTTTCTCCTGATCATCTGCCTGCCCTTCCTGATGGACAACTACGTGAGGAAGTGGGACTGGAAGTTTGGGGACATCCCCTGCCGGCTGATGCTCTTCATGATGGCCATGAACCGTCAGGGCAGCATCATCTTCCTCACGGTGGTGGCCGTGGACAGGTACTTCCGCGTGGTCCATCCCCATCACACGCTGAACAAGATGTCCAACCGCACGGCGGCTGTCATCTCCTGCCTCCTGTGGGGGGTGACCATCGGCCTGACGTGCCATCTCCTGTACAACCAGATGCTCATCAGGAACGACGGCGCCAACCTGTGCAGCAGCTTCAGCATCTGCCAGACGTTCCGGTGGCACGACGCCATGTTCCTCCTGGAGTTCTTCCTGCCCCTGGGCATCATCGTGTTTTGCTCCGCCAGGATCATCTGGAGCCTGCGGCAGCGCCAAATGGACCGGCACGCCAAGATCAAGAGGGCCATCCACTTCATCCTGGTGGTGGCCGTCGTCTTCATCCTCTGCTTCCTGCCCAGCGTGGCCGTGCGCATCCGCATTTTCTGGCTGCTGTACACGAAGGGCACCGGGGACTGCAGCGTCTACCGCTCCGTGGACCTGGCGTTCTTCATCACGCTCAGCTTCACCTACATGAACAGCATGCTGGACCCGCTGGtctactacttctccagccccatcttccccAGCTTCTTCTCCACCCTCGTCACCCGCTGCCTCCGCAGGGCCACGCCCGACGAGCTGCACACGAACCGGAGCACGAGCATGGAGCTCACCGGCGACCTGGACGCCACCCGCAGCCCGCCGGGCCCCTTGATCGCTGGCGCTGGGGAGCCCCGGGGGCCCCCTTGTCTGAGCCCGGCCTCTCACTAG